Proteins encoded by one window of Geobacter sp. DSM 9736:
- a CDS encoding P-II family nitrogen regulator, producing the protein MKEIKAIIRPFKLLEVTEELQRIAGLPGVTISEIKGFGKGRAKNAEDKVTYEMVEFIPRIQLEVVVDDEMVAEVVNVIQKYAHTGNTGDGKIFVSTIDDVIKIRTNERGSTAI; encoded by the coding sequence ATGAAAGAAATAAAGGCGATAATAAGACCATTTAAGTTGTTGGAAGTGACGGAGGAGCTTCAACGAATTGCAGGATTGCCCGGCGTGACCATATCAGAAATTAAGGGATTCGGCAAAGGCAGGGCAAAGAACGCCGAGGATAAGGTAACTTATGAGATGGTTGAATTCATCCCGCGGATTCAACTCGAAGTCGTTGTCGATGACGAGATGGTAGCTGAAGTCGTCAACGTAATTCAGAAATATGCTCATACCGGGAATACCGGTGACGGAAAGATCTTCGTGTCGACTATTGATGACGTAATAAAGATCAGAACCAATGAAAGAGGAAGCACTGCGATTTAG
- a CDS encoding cytochrome c biogenesis protein ResB — protein sequence MTINEKTVSRALWDFFCSLKLTMFLLITLAGISIIGTVIPQGAPPPEYLQTISQNKLKLYEALGFFDMYHSWWFILLLCMLSVNLTACSVKRLPHIWKTITEPVLVMDEKFEKTLSNVTAIPINGDARKLMEGLGAVLKNEFAQPVITEVGETFHLFAEKAPWSRLAVYVVHLSVLVTFVGAIIGSLFGYKGFVNIPEGESAGKVMSRADKEIDLGFAVRCEKFSVAHYPNGAPKEFKSILTVLENGQPVPGFDRVPVIVNDPLTYKGITFYQSSYGKLGEHFFTISEPDGSKTQTLTIKSGGSAKLPGGNIICLQEATEDISQFMPALTGPAAQVEVHLPNGETQSFIVFGNNPAMNRMNLSYTGGKLLQYRGGEEFMYTGLQVAKDPGVWVVWLGCTLMIAGVYSAFFMSHRRIWVRIENGIVTVGGNASKNQGGFQIFMERLVTKIKKQLTSEDGK from the coding sequence ATGACAATAAATGAAAAAACAGTGTCCCGAGCACTATGGGACTTCTTCTGTTCACTTAAACTGACAATGTTTCTCCTTATTACGCTGGCAGGCATCTCCATAATAGGGACAGTAATTCCTCAAGGAGCGCCGCCCCCGGAATATCTGCAGACAATCAGTCAGAATAAACTGAAGCTCTACGAGGCTCTTGGCTTTTTCGACATGTACCACTCATGGTGGTTCATTCTGCTTCTTTGCATGCTATCGGTCAATCTGACCGCGTGCTCTGTAAAACGGCTCCCTCATATCTGGAAGACGATTACCGAGCCAGTTTTGGTCATGGACGAAAAGTTCGAAAAAACTTTGTCTAACGTCACGGCCATCCCAATAAATGGTGATGCAAGAAAGCTCATGGAGGGTCTTGGTGCGGTTCTGAAGAATGAATTCGCTCAGCCTGTAATTACCGAAGTGGGTGAAACTTTCCATCTCTTTGCCGAAAAGGCCCCCTGGTCAAGGCTCGCCGTCTATGTCGTTCACCTGAGCGTGCTTGTCACATTCGTTGGTGCCATCATAGGCTCTCTGTTCGGCTATAAAGGATTTGTCAACATCCCTGAGGGGGAGAGTGCTGGCAAAGTCATGTCCCGCGCCGACAAAGAGATCGACCTCGGCTTTGCCGTCCGCTGCGAGAAGTTCAGTGTTGCACATTATCCCAACGGTGCTCCGAAAGAGTTCAAGAGTATCCTGACTGTACTGGAGAACGGCCAGCCTGTTCCAGGATTTGACCGTGTGCCGGTTATCGTTAACGATCCTCTGACGTACAAGGGGATAACTTTCTACCAGTCCAGCTATGGCAAACTGGGAGAGCACTTTTTCACCATCAGCGAGCCCGACGGCAGCAAAACTCAGACACTGACGATAAAAAGTGGGGGCTCGGCAAAACTTCCTGGTGGCAATATCATCTGCCTGCAGGAGGCAACTGAGGATATCTCCCAATTTATGCCTGCGTTAACGGGGCCTGCAGCCCAAGTGGAAGTCCATCTACCAAATGGTGAGACTCAATCGTTCATCGTTTTTGGCAACAATCCTGCCATGAACAGGATGAACCTGTCCTATACCGGCGGCAAGCTCCTGCAGTACAGAGGAGGAGAGGAGTTCATGTACACCGGCTTGCAGGTGGCGAAAGATCCTGGCGTCTGGGTGGTCTGGCTCGGATGTACCCTGATGATTGCGGGGGTCTATTCTGCTTTCTTCATGTCGCACCGGAGGATCTGGGTGCGAATCGAGAATGGAATAGTCACCGTCGGTGGCAATGCCAGTAAAAATCAGGGAGGTTTTCAGATTTTCATGGAGCGGCTGGTGACAAAGATCAAGAAACAACTTACCTCGGAGGATGGCAAATGA